In Drosophila busckii strain San Diego stock center, stock number 13000-0081.31 chromosome 3R, ASM1175060v1, whole genome shotgun sequence, the sequence tagctgcttgccacatgcttgcatttaattgacaCAGAGCTGAGGAGATATTGTAGCTGGCTATCGATGTTATTGGTGCACTCGCTGGCCAACggattttgcagctgctgatcaAAGCAAATGTCTGTCCGCAAGGGGCAAATTGCATTGAGCATGCTTCCTggttgtggcagcaacagcaacacacacacaacacattCTAAACCCAACGCCGCATTGGCGCCGACTTCAACAGCATTCTTCGGCAATTGTAGCAATGCAAtgcgcttatttatttaatttcaaatcacAAGTGTATACGCTGTGCGGCTCTAACTCAGTTTGTGTTGCATGTTtgagcgcatttatttattcatttgtgGCCGCAATTGGCAGCTTAAATGCATTGCTGTGGCATcttagcagcaacagcagcagcagcgacggcggcggcggcagcactTGTCAGTTGAACTTGCTTTCCAATCGCTGATTGATTGGCACATTTGATTGAAGAGATTTGTCGCTTTTGGCAGCTACTATTCGCACTAATTCCCAATTTATCTCTCACCTCTCACTCAACCTTTGTGCAGAATTGTCATTGAGCCAAATGTTGCAGCGTCTGCCAGCAACGGCAGCATTTTTATTGAGATCGAACGTGACGCCAAGGTGACCACTTGGCAGCCCATTGTGCTGGATGTGCACAATGTCAGCATCGCCAATGTGCGCATCATACGCTTGCCCCTGCTCAATGACAGCGAGGAGGTCGAGCTGGACTTTGACAGCGACTACGGCGAGGACAATGCAACGTTTGTAATCAAGTTGGACAAGAAGCTGGCcgcggagcagcagctgcgagtGCTGCTTAGCCTGGACTTCGTCAGCCAGATTACAGATACGCTGCAGGGCATCTACAAGACCAGCTACATTAATCCGGATACCAAGCAATTGGAGTAAGATATACACGCATTTTGTATGTCATTCAATTAacgaatttatttgcttgcagttgGGTTATTAGCACACAGTTCTCGCCTATTGATGCGCGTCGTGCTTTCCCCTGCTTCGATCGTCCAGACATGAAGGCCAACTTTACTGTCAGCATTGTGCGTGAATCTTCAAAGAAAATGGCGCTCTCCAACATGCCCAGAAAGCGCAGCAGGTAAGCTCAGCCCAGCAGGAAATTAAAGCACACCTAACTCCTTTCTTTCATAGCATTCATCGTCCTGGCTTTATACGCGATGACTTTAAGACCACGCCCAAGATGCCTACCTATCTGCTGGCGTTTATTGTCTCCAACATGGTTGGCTCGGGCTTTGCGGACCTGGACGGCAGCTTGACGCCGCGCGTGGAAATCTGGACTCGTCCCACATTTATCGATATGACGCGCTATGCTTATAATATGGTGCGCCAGTTTCTACCTTACTATGAGAATTACTTTGGCATCAAGAACCAGCTGCCCAAGATTGATCTTGTGTCCGTGCCGGACTTTGGCTTCGGCGCTATGGAGAATTGGGGTCTAATTACGTTCCGCGACTCTGCGCTGCTGGTGCCAGAGGATCAGGAGTTGGCTTCCTCATCGGAGCATATGCAGTATGTGGCGCAGATAATAGCGCACGAGCTGGCGCATCAATGGTTCGGCAATCTGGTGACGCCCAAGTGGTGGGATGATCTCTGGCTAAAGGAAGGCTTTGCCTGCTACATGAGCTACCTGGCGCTGAATCACATACATCCTGAATATCAAATAATGGATACCTTTACCATTATGGTAAGTAGTTAAACAATGGTCAAACTTACTCAGTTAATTGTCAACTCTTGTTACAGGAATTCAAGCAGTCTATGCAACATGATGCCACCAACACCTCGCATCCTATTTCATTCGATGTGAAGACCACTAACGATGTGCGTCGCATATTCGATCCGATTAGCTACTCCAAGGGCACCATACTGCTGCGCATGTTGAACTCCATTGTGGGCAATGACGCCTTTCGCGCAGCCACGCAGGATCTGCTCATGTCGTTTGCCTATAGGAACATGGATCGCGATGATCTGTGGGCTTATCTCACACACCATGGGCATGAGAAGGGCACGCTGCCAAAGGACCTGAATGTCAAGCAAATCATGGACTCCTGGATAACCCAAGCTGGCTATCCGGTGGTCAATGTAGAGCGCAATGGCTTGGATTTGATACTGCGCCAGGAGCGTTATCTGCTGCCCAGTCGCAATCCAGCCGATCACAGTCGCTGGTATATACCCATCAACTTTGAAACCGATGAGCGCCGCAAGGGCGACAATATACCCACACACTGGATGAGCCAAGATGAGCAACAACTGGTCATCAACGATGTCTTCACCAGCACGAACAATTCCGATAATGTAGTGTATCTGAATTTGAATCGACAAAGTTATTATCGAGTGAATTACGATGTCAACTCCTGGCTGGCATTGAAGAAAAACTTTAGCAGCTTGCCACGCATAACGCGCGCCCAGCTCTTGGATGATGCACTGCATCTGTCACAGGCAGAGTACTTGACCTACGATATACCGTAAGTGCTTCGGCTCTAAATCAAGCGCTAACGattattaacttttgcttaatgACAACAGCTTGACCTTCCTCATGGAGCTGTTTACAGCCGTGGACGATGAGCTGCTGTGGAGTGCGGCCAAGCCAGGTCTCAACTATCTCATCTACAATCTAAAACGCGAGCCAGCCTATGAGACTTTCAGGGTATGATTAACATAATCTATACTTAACTCAACTACAATTTACAACCATTTAGGCATTCATGAAGTTTATTGTGCGTCCTGCATTTAATCATTATGGACTCAATGAGCCGGACAATGAGTCGCATCTGCAGCTGAAGCATCGTGCTTTGGTGGCCAGCTTAGCCTGCAAGTTCAACTACGATCGCTGCACGCAGGTGGCACAAATGAAGTTCCGCGAATGGATGAAGGATCCCAAAAAGAATCCGTAAGTAAACAGACTGAAAGTTAAATAGCTCtagctaaattttgtttgcttgcagcattAAGCCCAATCTGAAGTCAGTTATATATTGCACGGCGCTGGCGGAGGGCTCCTATCAGGAATGGTACTTTGCCTATAAGCAATACAAACGCAGCAATAGCGCTTCGGAAAAGGAAGAAATACTCTCATCTCTTGGCTGCACCACTAAGCCCTGGCTACTGTCCAAGTGCGtgtttactttgcttattttatgaGATTGAATTTGAATGCTGCTGTTCTGCTCTTGTAGATATCTGGATTTGACCATTAACTCCACATCGGGCATATTGAAGCAGGATGGCGGTCTGGCCTTTAGCGCTGTAGCTACCAATGACATTGGCTATGAGATTGCCTTTGATTTTCTGCAGAccaacattaaacaaattgtcgATTAGTGAGTGATGCGCCTTTCATGTTAACCCCAATTGTACtaactgtttatattttaattagctatGGCGATGGTTTCTCCACCATATCCGACATGATCAAGTCGCTGACCATCTATATGAACAAGGAGTatcacaagcagcagctgcaggcacTGGCCGCCAAATGTCGCAAATTGGGACTAAATGAAGTGGAGATGGCCATTGATTTGGCCATGGTGCAGGTCAATAACAACATACACTGGCGCAATCATTCCTATGAGAGTCTCAAAGGTTTTCTCGAGGCCATTGTCAGCGAGTTCCAGATCAACATCTTCTAAgcataattttagttttgcagctttttaaccaaaaacaaaacatcaACACAAAAATGCGACTATATTATTATGCAACAGCctcaatataattttaaaaaacgAATTGTTTGCGAAAAGTGATATAAACGTGTAAGTTTAGCCAACATAGCCTAAGTAATagttattttactttttgcaattGTATGTACTAAATatcttataattatttaaaaatgcttcATTTGTTTCATTCGTGccgttatttattttgttttttcctAACGTTCCTAAAGTTTTTTAACCAAAAATTGTAGCTTACTATCATCACACGAAAAGCATCAACATACATAGTATATCATTTATTTCTTAGCACACTGTCTAATGCTGCTGCGTAAAATCTTTACACTTACTACTTGGATCTTGACTTATAAGCCATTTAGCCTTAAgtaaaccaaaaatatataatttaaaccACTATAAATACAACGCCAGGGAGCACTGAATTATGTCTATttttgctaatatttattaagttcaTATATAATGTGTCACAGGGTCTCGCTTGAGGCAAACAATTGAGTGTCCTTAATGCATGGTTTAAAATACTGCAAAAGCAAGCCATCATAAGAAAAAGATCAACATTTTGATGTACAAGTTAACTAACcattgtgtattttatataatatcttaaaattaaatatttcgcTTAATGCACAATCAtgtaaataagttttaaacCAACTTGAtctatgaaataataaaaaataatcgaTATAATTTTACCAAAAACgaagtatttttattgtaaattgcgTTTTgtgaattgatttttaaagAACGCGCGCATAGCTATTCGTTCACTTTGGTCAAGTCAAATATCGAAACTTAACGAACACATTTACAGTGCTGCATAACAACggaattgctgcagctgacgagcagctgttgctgcgctgtataacagttttataGAGATTTGAAGTAACAATTATAAGAAAGGTAAATAATGTGCAGTGAGTAGAAATTGGTTTTTTgtgctaatttaaattgatgttATGTtctgacaaaaaataaagcaaaagtcgGCTTACAGTTCAACGGTCCAAGCAGTATATTCAAATGTAACGCCCAAAAATGTATgctaaaatattgtatttataaaatttgtaagtaATCATCGAAATCACTTGCATAATTaatgtatgtaaaattaaaaacacaattgattaatatttactttttacaaatattgttttaaaactttatttcattttatattatatgttgttttgtttgtttgtgtacttgtaaattgtataattaacactaaaatacttatttaaacatatttgtttcatatatatatctttttatatatatattcattccATGTTTCTTTAAGAGCTTAttatgatttttgttttatccTTATTTGCTGTttctcttgtttgtttactaaatACGTACAAACTTTAATATAGACGCAGCAAATGAAacgcttaaaaatttaaagcgtcACGATTAAGTTGTAACTTAGTTTCTTATTAAGTGtttctttctattttaatTCTGCATTTGTAtcaattcaataatatttcaatgcaTCAATTTCGTCGAGTTCAAATTCCCAcacattatacatatatatattttaaatagatttttgtttttctattgtTATATTATcaattgttttgtgtgtgtacgtttataatgcaaaaatttcattttgatttgtttgtttgtgttttgcttttttagtATTTCTAACTTTCATGATTCTTacgcttataaaataaatttgaaaactaaATTCTACGGGTTTCTGTTGCTGCGGGGTTTTCTTATGACAAGTGAATATACtatatgtgtttatttatatatgtatataatataaatatatatgtttatatatatatatcttttacTATATGCATTATATTAACATTAGCTGCGCAGACACAGCCAATATTAACAACGTTTTGTacagtatttaattatttcatcgttttaattgtttagcgtgataattaattttaaataaactttccTTTTAGTTTAGGTTGCTACATTTGTTGCCTGCTGCCTTTAAGTGATCgataatttctatatttatagatatatatttaaatatttatgtgtaatttttatatgcttaagtTATGCGCGTAgctaaatttgcaataaattaatgcatacaATGCAATGCGCCGCATTCTGTATTTATAATTCatgtaaatgtatatgtatgtgtctatttaattaatttgctgtcCCAATGCACGCAGATgaagaaatattaataatcGAAAAGggtttgcataaatattgctcAGTTGGCCGCAGACTCAAAATACGAGTACGGGCAGTTGAAGGaacttaattaacaatttgttagatatagtacaaatacaatttacaCAGCAAAGTTTGGCATAAAAGTAAATCGAATAGAGACACacataattaagttaaaaacaaacctaatacaaataattagtacaacacacaagcacacaaaagcaaaaaaaaactaaaacgtACATTGAGACAAAAAAGTTTCACGCACACGCAACATACTTTGCCACAAAATgatacataataaatacatattacattcatacatatacatgtgcaATAATGCTAACTATGATCTTCCTTTTCCACTGCTATATATAAGTatcttgttgttatttcttGCAAacattgttttcttttcatttttgttctGCCTTGAAGACTTAGCAAACCTGTTTGCGGTTTTCCActtttacaatattatttataattttacttaGTTGTATagatctctatatatatatatatatatatatataatcaaatGTATATGAAAAAATCACACAAACAGAAAATGTACATAGATGGTGTAGCTGTAGAATATTCCCATAtcgttattaatattaattcatttttatttgctgttaattatgtaaaattgctaaaataagTAAGACGTTGtatatatgtctgtgtgtgtgtgtgttaatatataggtgtgtgtgtgtgttggtggaGGCTAAGTTTTGACTTGTTCCAACTAAATGTAACAAAATACTTGCTAGACGTTACAGTTAACAATAGTGAAGCTTAAgtatatttgctttgctttgctttgatacTGTCACCCACATACGCTTTGGCGTTGCCACCTTTTTGCAATTGTAGTAACCGCCATTAGCGTTCAAATTTGACTTGGACTATATATGGTTATAATAACTTTTCTCTTACTGTTTGTTTGGTTTacaattttacatatttgccAAAGGCTtgtgttaattttttcttttcgattttttgtttgcattactTTTTCgactattatatataataattatattagtttATGCTTATGTACCAAGGATTTTCACTACcgtgtttttctttcttaGAAATTGAGTTCTTTTGCAAAATGTGCGCCAGAGGGCACAGTTGGATTGCCAGATTGGTTGCTACTGTTactactattgttgttgttgttgttgttgctgtggttgccCACACTGCCGCCACTCAGCAAACTAGAGGCCGCTGCGCcaagtgcagcagccgcaattGAAGCAGCTGTGGAGCTGCTGGCTCCCGAGCTGTTCGATGCGGCCGCTGCAACTACAGCCGCCACCGCAGCTGCCACCGTGTTGAgatgttgttggtgctgctgttgctggtgatGCTGGTTGTGATGGTGTTGTTATGGCATGAAGTAATCCGGATGATCTGTGTCTTTCTCGAACCGTTTGGCCTCCTCGTGCATACTTTCTTTAATTTTGAGAATGGCCGCAGATTCAGTTTGATCATTTTCACCTGGTCCACCAAAGCCGCCAAGATTATAATCGCCCATGCCGCTGCCGGAGTCCTCACGCGGCGTGCCCGGTCCTCCGTTGGCTGGTGAGTTTTTCATGCCATCGAGACCGGTGCCGTCGGGTCCTCCGCCGCCTCCATTAAGTACAGGGCCCATTGAGTTAGGACCACCGCCCATTGGCCCCATTCCACCGGGACCGCCTCCGCCGCCACCGTCAGGGCCACCTCCCATTGGGAATTCTGGTTTCATCAGAGAGTACATACTGTCGCCGGGTCCCCCAACAGGTCCACCTTGCGTGTTGTCCTGAGGCGAGGGCATGATAGGCGTGCCGGGTCCAGGCGGACCATTTGAGCCGGGTCCAGGGCCATAATTGCCTGGTGATGACGACGAGTAGGCATTCATAGGCGCCGATGCGTTTGGCTGCCACTGAGGAGGCCTGCCGCCCGCTCCTCCCATGCCCATTGGTGGCATACCGCCTGGTCCGCCTGGCGCTGGTCCTCGCATGCCTCCCGGTCCGCCATAGCCCATTGGACCCATGCCGGGACCGCGCGGTGGATTCATACGCGGATTCATCGGTCCCATTCCACCACCTGGACCCGGTCGAGTCGGATCCATACTATTCGGCATCATGGGCTGTCCGGGAGGTCCGTTGAACTCATTGCCCATACCCTGCATGCGTACGCCAGGTCTTGGGCCACCCGGATACCGCGGACCGCCCATGAAAGGCGGCTGACCGGGCATCATTTGCGAAGGCGGCGGCTGCGGACTCGAAGCGTGCGTTGGCGGCGACGGCCGCATTGTCGAATTTGGGAAAAAATTGGGGCCCATTGGTCCGCCAGGCCCCATTGGACCACCATCGCCGCCAGGCGGCATCTGTCCAAGTGGACTGGGCGCAGGTCCGCCGGCGTTGTGAGGGCCACCAGGTCCAATACCGTTTACGCCATAGCCGGAGCTAACGAAACCGTAATCGTGGAAGGCTTTTGCCTCAGAGCTGTGATCGCACTGGTCGCGACGCTCGGGCGCAGCACAGTACAAATCCCAAAAAACGCACCACCAGGTGTGCAGGAATCCCGGCGGCTCGCCCAGCGTAATGTTCTTCTCCCATCGTATCTCGGAGAGGAATGTCTGTGCCGCCTTTTGGGCGCCCACGTGCAGCAGATATTCGTACACATACAGTGCTAGCTTCTCCCGCGCTTGAGCATCTGAGGGAACTGCAGATGTCTTTGATTTTCCGTAcattttgttgtctgttgtatttgttgttactgtgatgttgtttttgttgttattcacTTTGCGCTTTCTTGAGGTTGTGATGTGGTTGATTTACTTGGCGCTCAGTAATCGCTTTGTGCTCTAACTTCCACTTCACttacactttatttaaatttttattttattttattatgtacTTTTTCGCAGCGGCGCCGACTCtgcgcctctctctctctctctctctctctcaccaGCGGCTGTTGCGCGCTCGTTTCGctttttggttgctgttgctgtttgctcttcttcttactattattgctgttgctgtagccgctgttgttattattattgttgtagttgtagttgtttctgttgctgcttttataatTGGCGCTCAGATCTGGCGCTGCTCACGCAGCCGTTCTCCGCCGCTCTATTGCCTCCAccatttttgatattttattgtttttatatgttgTTTAACTCTTGCTcgaaagcaaaaaagcaacaaaaatgatcACTGAATGCCTTCTACTTTGATTTTTACAATAAACTTTTAGCGCGCtttgctgttactgctgcctTGACTTGCTTCTGTCGCCACTTCTTCGCTTTACCgtttattttccttttttcaG encodes:
- the LOC108603762 gene encoding aminopeptidase N isoform X1, with the protein product MEGGYVNEAIISYSNPKLQNSSIYAPTTITTSAIEVASPTSPTASTPQVPSSASDSPTGANTSLHGYVMSLRNFKFNGTRNIRKRLHFDFISKDRFLGGQLKTKNGQKYVFNGPPSGVYVSKTCLILTALIIAAALISSVLITYFLTSQAIPIADVSPSAQAQSHDQASLSVQEPAANVSAKDKELEAPVQHAKFNIPDWIKPPATEAPVVPVTVPPIGEIPKNELLPIENSTKNVERTLQLYEGWRPAHYTIVIEPNVAASASNGSIFIEIERDAKVTTWQPIVLDVHNVSIANVRIIRLPLLNDSEEVELDFDSDYGEDNATFVIKLDKKLAAEQQLRVLLSLDFVSQITDTLQGIYKTSYINPDTKQLDWVISTQFSPIDARRAFPCFDRPDMKANFTVSIVRESSKKMALSNMPRKRSSIHRPGFIRDDFKTTPKMPTYLLAFIVSNMVGSGFADLDGSLTPRVEIWTRPTFIDMTRYAYNMVRQFLPYYENYFGIKNQLPKIDLVSVPDFGFGAMENWGLITFRDSALLVPEDQELASSSEHMQYVAQIIAHELAHQWFGNLVTPKWWDDLWLKEGFACYMSYLALNHIHPEYQIMDTFTIMEFKQSMQHDATNTSHPISFDVKTTNDVRRIFDPISYSKGTILLRMLNSIVGNDAFRAATQDLLMSFAYRNMDRDDLWAYLTHHGHEKGTLPKDLNVKQIMDSWITQAGYPVVNVERNGLDLILRQERYLLPSRNPADHSRWYIPINFETDERRKGDNIPTHWMSQDEQQLVINDVFTSTNNSDNVVYLNLNRQSYYRVNYDVNSWLALKKNFSSLPRITRAQLLDDALHLSQAEYLTYDIPLTFLMELFTAVDDELLWSAAKPGLNYLIYNLKREPAYETFRAFMKFIVRPAFNHYGLNEPDNESHLQLKHRALVASLACKFNYDRCTQVAQMKFREWMKDPKKNPIKPNLKSVIYCTALAEGSYQEWYFAYKQYKRSNSASEKEEILSSLGCTTKPWLLSKYLDLTINSTSGILKQDGGLAFSAVATNDIGYEIAFDFLQTNIKQIVDYYGDGFSTISDMIKSLTIYMNKEYHKQQLQALAAKCRKLGLNEVEMAIDLAMVQVNNNIHWRNHSYESLKGFLEAIVSEFQINIF
- the LOC108603762 gene encoding aminopeptidase N isoform X2, with product MEGGYVNEEDSDAIMGVESPGGQLKTKNGQKYVFNGPPSGVYVSKTCLILTALIIAAALISSVLITYFLTSQAIPIADVSPSAQAQSHDQASLSVQEPAANVSAKDKELEAPVQHAKFNIPDWIKPPATEAPVVPVTVPPIGEIPKNELLPIENSTKNVERTLQLYEGWRPAHYTIVIEPNVAASASNGSIFIEIERDAKVTTWQPIVLDVHNVSIANVRIIRLPLLNDSEEVELDFDSDYGEDNATFVIKLDKKLAAEQQLRVLLSLDFVSQITDTLQGIYKTSYINPDTKQLDWVISTQFSPIDARRAFPCFDRPDMKANFTVSIVRESSKKMALSNMPRKRSSIHRPGFIRDDFKTTPKMPTYLLAFIVSNMVGSGFADLDGSLTPRVEIWTRPTFIDMTRYAYNMVRQFLPYYENYFGIKNQLPKIDLVSVPDFGFGAMENWGLITFRDSALLVPEDQELASSSEHMQYVAQIIAHELAHQWFGNLVTPKWWDDLWLKEGFACYMSYLALNHIHPEYQIMDTFTIMEFKQSMQHDATNTSHPISFDVKTTNDVRRIFDPISYSKGTILLRMLNSIVGNDAFRAATQDLLMSFAYRNMDRDDLWAYLTHHGHEKGTLPKDLNVKQIMDSWITQAGYPVVNVERNGLDLILRQERYLLPSRNPADHSRWYIPINFETDERRKGDNIPTHWMSQDEQQLVINDVFTSTNNSDNVVYLNLNRQSYYRVNYDVNSWLALKKNFSSLPRITRAQLLDDALHLSQAEYLTYDIPLTFLMELFTAVDDELLWSAAKPGLNYLIYNLKREPAYETFRAFMKFIVRPAFNHYGLNEPDNESHLQLKHRALVASLACKFNYDRCTQVAQMKFREWMKDPKKNPIKPNLKSVIYCTALAEGSYQEWYFAYKQYKRSNSASEKEEILSSLGCTTKPWLLSKYLDLTINSTSGILKQDGGLAFSAVATNDIGYEIAFDFLQTNIKQIVDYYGDGFSTISDMIKSLTIYMNKEYHKQQLQALAAKCRKLGLNEVEMAIDLAMVQVNNNIHWRNHSYESLKGFLEAIVSEFQINIF
- the LOC108603762 gene encoding aminopeptidase N isoform X3 codes for the protein MEGGYVNEGGQLKTKNGQKYVFNGPPSGVYVSKTCLILTALIIAAALISSVLITYFLTSQAIPIADVSPSAQAQSHDQASLSVQEPAANVSAKDKELEAPVQHAKFNIPDWIKPPATEAPVVPVTVPPIGEIPKNELLPIENSTKNVERTLQLYEGWRPAHYTIVIEPNVAASASNGSIFIEIERDAKVTTWQPIVLDVHNVSIANVRIIRLPLLNDSEEVELDFDSDYGEDNATFVIKLDKKLAAEQQLRVLLSLDFVSQITDTLQGIYKTSYINPDTKQLDWVISTQFSPIDARRAFPCFDRPDMKANFTVSIVRESSKKMALSNMPRKRSSIHRPGFIRDDFKTTPKMPTYLLAFIVSNMVGSGFADLDGSLTPRVEIWTRPTFIDMTRYAYNMVRQFLPYYENYFGIKNQLPKIDLVSVPDFGFGAMENWGLITFRDSALLVPEDQELASSSEHMQYVAQIIAHELAHQWFGNLVTPKWWDDLWLKEGFACYMSYLALNHIHPEYQIMDTFTIMEFKQSMQHDATNTSHPISFDVKTTNDVRRIFDPISYSKGTILLRMLNSIVGNDAFRAATQDLLMSFAYRNMDRDDLWAYLTHHGHEKGTLPKDLNVKQIMDSWITQAGYPVVNVERNGLDLILRQERYLLPSRNPADHSRWYIPINFETDERRKGDNIPTHWMSQDEQQLVINDVFTSTNNSDNVVYLNLNRQSYYRVNYDVNSWLALKKNFSSLPRITRAQLLDDALHLSQAEYLTYDIPLTFLMELFTAVDDELLWSAAKPGLNYLIYNLKREPAYETFRAFMKFIVRPAFNHYGLNEPDNESHLQLKHRALVASLACKFNYDRCTQVAQMKFREWMKDPKKNPIKPNLKSVIYCTALAEGSYQEWYFAYKQYKRSNSASEKEEILSSLGCTTKPWLLSKYLDLTINSTSGILKQDGGLAFSAVATNDIGYEIAFDFLQTNIKQIVDYYGDGFSTISDMIKSLTIYMNKEYHKQQLQALAAKCRKLGLNEVEMAIDLAMVQVNNNIHWRNHSYESLKGFLEAIVSEFQINIF
- the LOC108604457 gene encoding single-stranded DNA-binding protein 2, whose protein sequence is MYGKSKTSAVPSDAQAREKLALYVYEYLLHVGAQKAAQTFLSEIRWEKNITLGEPPGFLHTWWCVFWDLYCAAPERRDQCDHSSEAKAFHDYGFVSSGYGVNGIGPGGPHNAGGPAPSPLGQMPPGGDGGPMGPGGPMGPNFFPNSTMRPSPPTHASSPQPPPSQMMPGQPPFMGGPRYPGGPRPGVRMQGMGNEFNGPPGQPMMPNSMDPTRPGPGGGMGPMNPRMNPPRGPGMGPMGYGGPGGMRGPAPGGPGGMPPMGMGGAGGRPPQWQPNASAPMNAYSSSSPGNYGPGPGSNGPPGPGTPIMPSPQDNTQGGPVGGPGDSMYSLMKPEFPMGGGPDGGGGGGPGGMGPMGGGPNSMGPVLNGGGGGPDGTGLDGMKNSPANGGPGTPREDSGSGMGDYNLGGFGGPGENDQTESAAILKIKESMHEEAKRFEKDTDHPDYFMP